One window of Triticum dicoccoides isolate Atlit2015 ecotype Zavitan chromosome 5A, WEW_v2.0, whole genome shotgun sequence genomic DNA carries:
- the LOC119300259 gene encoding DDT domain-containing protein DDR4-like translates to MALTNTRGGISSAMDGDRFQKNHDTRDRPGPLPSRPCPSPPIRRSAAKISPEMAASSPPEQDPPREPPPPEAEAAAPPARRTRPPRACSRPLAPSAPYPTPPPRRPGPGRRRKIAEEEPEEPEPDAPQCRVVTPLVAEPADPGELPRWRLRGMWELASVLNFLQVFRPLLNIAVEFTAEELEDALIVPNGTLEGLHVPLLRSIPPVARMSMADGKWVTVLCRKLKDWWHLVAEGNLPIVASHGAEIETYKELEPATRLMILKAICDIRCEQEDVRIFVDSCLKKGYQLRDFSKERIGGDSHGISYWYDEDPILGHRLYREIRQVEYVKEQTRKSKRKGFLGVPVVSYQWETVATNFVEFEAAAEKLFSSSNRTEVSLGKKLKLNYLPEMEKTHKKKEKLLKKQQREALLLNSYLTFDRFTSGRSHRERKRVTYTFDDYDRSINEALKAIKKSENPVHVVATTNRGVLVPTREASSNGTLAGPSPVCNGRRGESPLKSYSYQGSGGEEKAETLDRRSRQRKRSQRYTTDFVENVSDIDTNFDSDGDIMGEAVYDEEYLRSREQPKASTSEYDGEFRSEDQAEYSLSSEDEEGIQRSKRLPSRSPQGTRLKSMDVIQTGIKRNKRSARPHMNHQRCSGKDSGLGKPGELNTSDPDAGSGALDSANTSIKSQEQRLLHIVKMHAPGREESKVGGRRFLHLNLIAPAGGFDGAPVRS, encoded by the exons ATGGCACTTACGAACACGCGGGGCGGCATTTCTAGTGCTATGGATGGCGACCGTTTTCAGAAAAATCATGACA CCCGTGACCGGCCCGGCCCCCTCCCCTCCCGCCCCTGCCCCTCGCCGCCGATCCGACGCTCCGCCGCCAAAATCTCGCCGGAGatggccgcctcctcgccgccggagCAGGATCCTCCGCGCGAGCCCCCGCCGCCCGAGGCggaggccgccgcgccgccggcgaggaggacgcgccCGCCGCGCGCGTGCAGCCGCCCCCTCGCGCCGTCCGCGCCCTACCCCACGCCCCCGCCGCGGCGGCCGGGCCCGGGCCGCCGGAGGAAGATCGCGGAGGAGGAGCCCGAGGAGCCGGAGCCGGACGCGCCGCAATGCCGCGTCGTGACGCCGCTCGTCGCGGAGCCCGCGGACCCCGGCGAGCTGCCGCGGTGGAGGCTGCGGGGCATGTGGGAGCTCGCCTCCGTCCTCAACTTCCTCCAG GTGTTCCGGCCATTGCTCAACATCGCGGTGGAGTTCACGGCGGAGGAGCTGGAGGACGCCCTCATAGTGCCCAATGGCACATTGGAAGGCTTGCATGTGCCGCTATTAAGG TCGATTCCTCCTGTAGCTCGAATGTCCATGGCAGACGGAAAATGGGTGACTGTGTTATGTAGAAAATTGAAGGACTGGTGGCATCTG GTTGCAGAAGGCAATCTACCAATCGTTGCCTCACATGG AGCGGAAATTGAAACGTACAAGGAACTTGAGCCAGCGACTCGATTAATGATCCTGAAAGCAATATGTGACATACGTTGTGAG CAAGAGGATGTTCGGATCTTCGTAGATAGTTGTCTAAAAAAGGGTTATCAGCTCCGTGATTTCTCTAAAGAACGAATTGGGGGAGATTCCCATGGAATCTCATACTG GTATGATGAAGATCCGATTCTCGGGCATCGATTATATCGTGAAATTAGACAAGTGGAGTATGTGAAGGAGCAaacaagaaaatctaaacgaaaggGGTTCTTAGGTGTTCCAGTTGTATCCTATCAGTGGGAGACTGTCGCGACAAACTTTGTTGAATTTGAAGCAGCAGCA GAAAAACTCTTTTCAAGTAGTAACAGGACAGAGGTCTCACTTGGAAAGAAGTTGAAGCTCAATTATCTCCCAGAGATGGAAAAGACTCACAAG AAGAAGGAGAAGCTGCTAAAAAAGCAACAAAGAGAAGCCCTTCTCCTTAATAGCTACTTGACATTTGATAGATTCACCTCTGGCCGCTCCCATCGTGAAAGAAAGCGTGTCACCTATACTTTCG ATGATTATGACCGTTCAATAAATGAGGCCCTAAAAGCAATAAA GAAAAGTGAGAACCCTGTTCATGTGGTTGCCACTACCAACAGAGGAGTACTTGTCCCAACACGAGAGGCATCAAGTAATGGTACGTTAGCTGGACCCTCACCTGTATGTAATGGACGGCGTGGAGAATCTCCACTGAAGTCATATAGCTACCAAGGGAGTGGTGGTGAGGAAAAGGCTGAGACCCTTGATCGTAG GTCTCGTCAAAGAAAAAGATCTCAAAGATACACAACAGACTTTGTTGAGAATGTCTCGGACATCGACACGAACTTTGACAGTGATGGCGATATCATGGGTGAAGCTGTCTATGACGAGGAGTATCTTAGAAGTCGAGAACAACCCAAGGCAAGTACTTCAGAGTACGATGGAGAGTTTCGATCAGAAGACCAAGCGGAGTATTCTTTGAGCAGTGAAGATGAAGAGGGGATTCAACGGTCCAAAAGGTTGCCAAGCCGCAGCCCTCAAGGGACCAGGCTGAAATCCATGGATGTAATCCAAACAGGCATCAAGCGAAATAAGCGTTCTGCCCGGCCCCATATGAACCATCAGCGATGCTCTGGTAAAGATTCCGGATTGGGAAAGCCAGGTGAATTGAACACATCTGATCCAGATGCCGGCTCTGGTGCACTAGACAGTGCAAATACCTCAATAAAAAGTCAAGAGCAGCGCCTGCTTCACATAGTGAAGATGCACGCTCCTGGCAGGGAAGAGAGCAAAGTTGGTGGGAGAAGATTCCTCCATCTTAATTTGATTGCACCTGCTGGTGGTTTTGACGGTGCGCCAGTGCGATCTTGA